The stretch of DNA GGTCCCTCACCCACTCACCGCCTAGTCCCCTGTGGACGTAAACGTCGCGCAGAGCGCCTGAGGGGCTCCTCAGCCCGTAAAACTCCTCAGCAACGCTGGCGAGATCCCTCCCGACCTTCCTTTTATCCACGTCGACTGCGCCAACAATCTCCACTTCATCGATGCGGACGCCGAAGTCTTGGTCAGCGAGCGGCACACCGTAAGGCTCAGCCTCCCCGCTCTTCACCCTCTCGAGCCCCACAGCGAAGTTAGCCGCTACCTGACCGAAGCCTATTACCAGTGTTCTAATCATCGTTAGAGTCTAATGATTATTAGATATTTAAGGTTTATTAAACTCTGAAGCGAAGGAATTCTGTGGAGACGAGGGCGTTAACACGTCTCAAGCGGAAAACGCAGGTCGAGATCCTCTGGCTGTACATATCCGCGATACTGTCTGAGGGGGACTCCTACGCCTACGACATCTCCCGGAAGATAAACGCGAAGTACGGGTTCAACCCAGGCAGGGTTCTGCCATACGTTGTACTCGGCAAAATGGAGTCGGAGGGCCTGGTGCGCTCATACTACGACGAGAGGAGGAAGTACTACACGCTAACGGACAAGGGCAGGCAGACTTACTGCTTGGCGTTGGAGATGCTCAGAGAACTGCTCCAGAAGCTACCTGAAACCCCATGCCGCGAGAGCGCCTCGGACCCCAAACCCGCGTAGCGGCTCGGTGGACCTCTCAGCTGAGAGGCACGCGCCCACCGTGGCTGATCGACAGCCCCTCGCGTCGCGAAGGGCTCTTGATTTACGAGTAGCACACCCATTTATTACGGCCCAAAAGCCCCTAGAGTCTGAGAAACAATGACCCGTGAAATGGTGGAGC from Infirmifilum sp. NZ encodes:
- a CDS encoding PadR family transcriptional regulator → METRALTRLKRKTQVEILWLYISAILSEGDSYAYDISRKINAKYGFNPGRVLPYVVLGKMESEGLVRSYYDERRKYYTLTDKGRQTYCLALEMLRELLQKLPETPCRESASDPKPA